A single Xiphias gladius isolate SHS-SW01 ecotype Sanya breed wild chromosome 18, ASM1685928v1, whole genome shotgun sequence DNA region contains:
- the rnf114 gene encoding E3 ubiquitin-protein ligase RNF114, translating into MAMLGGFSAAQHKKNVSDGSSDVSEFVCPVCLEIFESPVKTQCGHTFCQSCLQECLRPQKPVCAVCRAVLGHWTKAADLEALIQSSVAACKGCGAQIGLSQMRSHTATCSKYQDYIEEGVRTTAQSQPAIISPVPNRYTFTCPYCNCQNLDQDGLVEHCTSQHARDARQVVCPICASMPWGDPNYRSADFFQHLKIRHTFSYDTFVDYSTDEHTMIQEALQRSLLDN; encoded by the exons atggcGATGCTCGGAGGGTTTAGCGCAGCACAGCACAAGAAAAACGTCTCTGACGGGAGCAGCGACGTGTCAGAATTCGTCTGTCCAGTCTGTCTCGAAATTTTCGAAAgtcctgtaaaaacacaatgcGGGCATAC GTTTTGCCAGAGTTGTCTGCAGGAGTGTTTGCGTCCACAGAAGCCTGTTTGTGCTGTATGTAGGGCTGTCCTGGGTCACTGGACTAAAGCTGCTGACCTAGAAGCCCTCATTCAATCATCTGTGGCGGCTTGCAAGGGATGTGGAGCTCAG ATTGGCCTTTCTCAGATGAGAAGCCACACAGCTACCTGTTCAAAATACCAGGACTACATTGAGGAGGGAGTGAGGACCACTGCCCAGAGCCAGCCTGCCATCATCAG TCCAGTGCCAAATCGCTACACATTCACCTGCCCATACTGCAACTGCCAGAACCTCGATCAGGACGGCCTGGTTGAACATTGCACTTCCCAGCATGCTCGAGATGCACGCCAAGTT GTGTGCCCCATCTGTGCCTCAATGCCTTGGGGGGACCCTAACTATAGGAGTGCTGACTTTTTCCAGCACCTGAAGATCAGGCACACCTTCTCCTATGATACCTTTGTT GACTACTCCACAGATGAGCACACAATGATCCAGGAGGCTCTACAGCGCTCCCTTTTGGACAACTGA